The Streptomyces cynarae genome contains a region encoding:
- a CDS encoding ABC transporter ATP-binding protein, with the protein MIDAYEDPGKPDCRDGWRYLWWLVTRQPGRSVAGALLGSVWMVLMAATPYLMARAVDEGLRRGDMGALAGWSTALFAVGAFNAWLSIMRHRVMTRVRMDANFRTVKVVVGHAVRLGAALPRRAGAGEVVTIGVSDVQTIAGALTVVGPGVGAVVAYLVVAGLLLSVSVQLAAVVVLGVPVIALIVGPLMRRLQDTEAEYRERQGVLTARIGDLAGGLRVLNGLGGKGLFADAFRRDSQRLREQGYRVGSVTSWMQALGVGLPTLFLAVVTWLAARLAARGDITVGELVAVYGYVAVIVRPVAALIDWGYQVGRGVVAARRVVRLLRMEPEPDDGTCDAPPEPSVLHDPESGVRVPPGRLTALAGARPADTAAVVDRLGRYVPSEATWGGVRLDDIPLSQVRERILVADNEADLFAGALRELVAGAREAEDVDDAAIGRAVHAAVADDIVQGLPDGLGSAIDAQGRNLSGGQRQRVRLVRALLADPEVLLAVEPTSALDAHTEAAVAERLREAREGRTTVVTTTSPLVLDRADTVHYLVDGKVAATGSHRRLLEAEPGYRALVARDTDTADAEEVVA; encoded by the coding sequence ATGATCGACGCGTACGAGGATCCCGGGAAGCCCGACTGTCGTGACGGCTGGCGGTATCTGTGGTGGCTGGTGACCCGGCAGCCGGGGCGGTCCGTCGCTGGGGCGCTGCTCGGCAGCGTCTGGATGGTGCTGATGGCGGCGACGCCGTACCTGATGGCCCGTGCGGTCGACGAGGGTCTTCGCCGGGGTGACATGGGCGCCCTCGCCGGATGGTCCACGGCGCTGTTCGCGGTGGGCGCGTTCAACGCGTGGCTGAGCATCATGCGGCATCGGGTGATGACCCGGGTGCGGATGGACGCCAACTTCCGCACGGTGAAGGTGGTCGTGGGGCACGCGGTCCGGCTGGGGGCCGCGCTGCCGCGGCGGGCCGGGGCCGGTGAGGTGGTCACCATCGGTGTGAGCGACGTGCAGACGATCGCCGGCGCCCTGACCGTCGTGGGCCCCGGCGTCGGCGCGGTCGTCGCCTATCTGGTGGTCGCAGGGCTGTTGCTGTCGGTCTCCGTGCAACTCGCCGCGGTGGTCGTGCTCGGCGTGCCGGTGATCGCCCTGATCGTGGGACCGTTGATGCGGCGCCTGCAGGACACGGAGGCGGAGTACCGGGAGCGGCAGGGGGTGCTCACCGCCCGGATCGGCGACCTCGCGGGCGGGCTGCGGGTCCTCAACGGCCTCGGCGGCAAGGGGCTGTTCGCGGACGCCTTCCGTCGGGACTCCCAGCGGCTGCGGGAGCAGGGATACCGGGTCGGGTCGGTGACCAGCTGGATGCAGGCGCTCGGGGTGGGGCTGCCGACGCTGTTCCTCGCCGTCGTGACCTGGCTCGCGGCGCGGCTGGCCGCCCGGGGGGACATCACCGTGGGTGAGCTGGTGGCGGTGTACGGGTATGTCGCCGTGATCGTGCGCCCGGTGGCGGCCTTGATCGACTGGGGTTACCAGGTCGGCCGGGGCGTGGTGGCCGCCCGGCGCGTCGTACGGCTGCTGCGGATGGAGCCGGAGCCGGACGACGGCACGTGCGACGCTCCCCCGGAGCCGTCGGTGCTGCACGACCCGGAGTCCGGGGTGCGGGTGCCGCCGGGGCGGCTGACCGCCCTGGCCGGGGCGCGGCCCGCGGACACCGCAGCGGTCGTCGACCGTCTGGGCCGGTACGTCCCGTCGGAGGCGACCTGGGGCGGAGTGCGCCTGGACGACATCCCGCTGTCACAGGTGCGGGAGCGGATCCTGGTCGCCGACAACGAGGCCGACCTGTTCGCCGGGGCGCTGCGCGAGCTGGTCGCGGGCGCCCGGGAGGCGGAGGACGTCGATGACGCGGCGATCGGCCGGGCCGTGCACGCCGCTGTCGCCGACGACATCGTCCAGGGCCTGCCGGACGGGCTCGGCTCGGCGATCGACGCGCAGGGACGCAACCTGTCCGGCGGCCAGCGGCAGCGCGTCCGGCTCGTGCGGGCGCTGCTCGCCGACCCCGAGGTGCTGCTGGCCGTCGAGCCCACCTCGGCGCTGGACGCGCACACCGAGGCGGCGGTCGCGGAACGGCTGCGGGAGGCGCGCGAGGGCCGTACGACCGTGGTGACCACCACCTCCCCGCTGGTCCTGGACCGCGCGGACACCGTCCACTACCTGGTCGACGGCAAGGTCGCGGCCACCGGGAGCCACCGACGGCTGCTCGAGGCGGAGCCGGGCTACCGGGCGCTGGTGGCGCGGGACACCGACACCGCCGATGCCGAGGAGGTCGTGGCGTGA
- a CDS encoding ABC transporter ATP-binding protein, with amino-acid sequence MTSMTSMTRTTGQPVIEVDALRKSYGGRAVVDGVSFAVEEGEIFGILGPNGAGKTTTVECVEGLRVPDAGRVRVTGLDPVADHERVSRVLGAQLQQSELQPKLTVREALELYASFHPSPADWRPLAERLGLTQKLTTRFARLSGGQKQRLFIALALIGNPRVVVLDELTTGLDPRARRDTWELIEDVRAGGVTVLLVTHFMEEAQRLCDRIAVIDKGRVAALDTPAGLIQRSASATVISFTPSAALDDAELNALPALASVAHKDGRITLSGTDETVNAVITLLARHHITAHQLRVMDATLDDAFLDLTKETAA; translated from the coding sequence ATGACCAGCATGACCAGCATGACCCGGACGACCGGGCAACCCGTCATCGAAGTCGACGCTCTGCGCAAGTCCTACGGCGGCAGGGCCGTCGTCGACGGTGTCTCCTTCGCCGTCGAGGAGGGCGAGATCTTCGGGATCCTCGGCCCGAACGGCGCCGGCAAGACCACCACCGTCGAGTGCGTCGAGGGCCTGAGGGTCCCGGACGCGGGCCGCGTCCGGGTCACCGGCCTGGACCCCGTCGCCGACCACGAGCGGGTCTCCCGGGTGCTCGGTGCCCAGCTCCAGCAGAGCGAGTTGCAGCCCAAGCTCACCGTTCGCGAGGCGCTCGAACTGTACGCCTCCTTCCATCCGAGCCCGGCCGACTGGCGCCCCCTCGCCGAACGCCTCGGCCTGACCCAGAAGCTGACCACCCGGTTCGCCAGGCTTTCCGGCGGGCAGAAACAACGCCTGTTCATCGCGCTGGCGCTGATCGGCAACCCCCGGGTCGTCGTCCTGGACGAGCTGACCACCGGGCTCGACCCGCGCGCCCGCCGTGACACCTGGGAGCTGATCGAGGACGTCCGTGCGGGCGGCGTCACCGTCCTCCTGGTCACCCACTTCATGGAGGAGGCCCAGCGGCTGTGCGACCGGATCGCCGTCATCGACAAGGGAAGGGTGGCCGCCCTGGACACGCCGGCCGGTCTCATCCAGCGCTCGGCGAGCGCGACCGTCATCAGCTTCACGCCGTCCGCCGCGCTGGACGACGCTGAGCTGAACGCCCTGCCCGCGCTCGCCTCCGTCGCGCACAAGGACGGCCGGATCACGTTGTCCGGCACCGACGAGACCGTCAACGCCGTCATCACCCTCCTCGCCCGCCACCACATCACCGCCCATCAGCTCCGAGTCATGGACGCCACCCTCGACGACGCGTTCCTGGACCTGACGAAGGAGACCGCGGCATGA
- a CDS encoding L,D-transpeptidase, which produces MTHVHTRARRAGAALAAALTWAALLAGCTGHGLDGVFGKNPAPADLIRISPDDGSRAVPADRRLRVRVVSGRLESVTVVRSQDARRSAVPGRLSADGTVWEPDDPRLALAARYTVDAVARDGGGRRSARHATFTTYVPEQRFTGYVIPEDRSTVGTGMIVSVQFDRQIANRAAVERAIRVTARPAVEIRPHWFGRDRLDFRPEHYWKPGTRVTVTLRLRDVEGAPGVYGQQYRTVAFTIGRSQVSLVDAARHTMRVRRDGRLLATLPITAGAPKTTTYNGKMVVMERLPVTRMNSRTVGFGGEYDITDVPHAMRLTESGTFVHGNYWAPEAPGHSNVSHGCVGLKDVRGGGSDTPAGWFFDRSLVGDVIEVVHSDDKQVAPDNGLGGWNMSWSDWTAGGAVDQS; this is translated from the coding sequence GTGACGCACGTACACACGCGCGCGCGGCGCGCGGGCGCCGCACTGGCCGCGGCACTGACCTGGGCGGCCCTCCTGGCCGGCTGCACCGGCCATGGACTCGACGGCGTCTTCGGAAAGAATCCGGCGCCCGCGGACCTCATCCGGATCTCCCCCGACGACGGCAGCAGGGCCGTGCCCGCCGACCGGCGGCTGAGGGTACGGGTGGTGAGCGGCCGCCTGGAGTCGGTGACCGTCGTCAGGTCCCAGGACGCCCGGCGGTCCGCGGTCCCCGGCCGTCTCTCGGCGGACGGCACCGTCTGGGAGCCGGACGACCCCCGTCTCGCCCTCGCCGCCCGGTACACGGTCGACGCGGTGGCCCGCGACGGTGGCGGCCGCCGCTCGGCCCGTCACGCGACGTTCACCACCTACGTCCCGGAGCAGCGGTTCACCGGGTACGTCATCCCGGAGGACCGCTCGACCGTCGGCACGGGAATGATCGTGTCCGTTCAGTTCGACCGGCAGATCGCGAACCGGGCCGCCGTCGAGCGCGCGATCCGTGTGACCGCCAGGCCCGCCGTCGAGATCCGCCCGCACTGGTTCGGCAGGGACCGCCTCGACTTCCGACCCGAGCACTACTGGAAGCCGGGCACCCGAGTGACCGTCACCCTGCGGCTGCGCGACGTGGAGGGCGCGCCCGGGGTCTACGGACAGCAGTACCGGACCGTCGCCTTCACCATCGGGCGCAGCCAGGTGTCCCTCGTGGACGCGGCCCGGCACACGATGCGGGTCCGCCGCGACGGCCGGCTGCTCGCCACCCTGCCGATCACCGCGGGCGCCCCGAAGACCACCACGTACAACGGGAAGATGGTGGTGATGGAGAGGCTCCCGGTCACCCGCATGAACAGCCGCACGGTCGGCTTCGGCGGCGAGTACGACATCACGGACGTCCCGCACGCCATGCGCCTGACCGAGTCCGGCACCTTCGTCCACGGCAACTACTGGGCCCCGGAGGCCCCCGGGCACAGCAACGTCAGCCACGGCTGCGTGGGCCTGAAGGACGTCAGGGGCGGCGGCTCCGACACCCCTGCGGGCTGGTTCTTCGACCGCAGCCTCGTCGGCGACGTCATCGAGGTCGTGCACAGCGACGACAAGCAGGTCGCTCCCGACAACGGGCTCGGCGGGTGGAACATGAGTTGGAGCGACTGGACAGCGGGCGGGGCCGTCGACCAGTCCTGA
- a CDS encoding ABC transporter permease: MNTAVLRTEFRLFRREPGAVFWIALFPTLLLVILGSIPSFREADKSLGGLRPVDAYVPIAVLIALIMSGVQALPQALTGHRERGILRRMRLTPVRPSALLSAQMVVQGTVALASALLALAVGRLAFDVTLPRQTAGYLLALLLATAAALALGSVVSALSRTTKIAGAVGTAVFFPMMFCAGVWLPVQAMPDLLRRIVGCTPFGAAAQALNQAAAGHWPGWSHLGVPAVWILLLTGAASRWFRWE; the protein is encoded by the coding sequence ATGAACACCGCCGTCCTGCGCACCGAGTTCCGTCTCTTCCGCCGTGAACCCGGCGCCGTGTTCTGGATCGCCCTGTTCCCGACCCTGCTCCTGGTGATACTCGGCTCGATCCCGTCGTTCCGGGAGGCCGACAAGTCCCTGGGCGGGCTGCGTCCGGTCGACGCCTACGTGCCCATCGCCGTGCTGATCGCCCTGATCATGTCCGGGGTTCAGGCGCTGCCCCAGGCCCTGACCGGCCACCGGGAGCGGGGCATCCTGCGCCGGATGCGGCTCACCCCCGTGCGGCCCTCCGCCCTGCTGTCGGCGCAGATGGTCGTGCAGGGCACGGTGGCGCTGGCATCGGCGCTGCTCGCGCTCGCCGTCGGCCGCCTCGCCTTCGACGTGACGCTGCCCAGGCAGACGGCCGGCTATCTGCTGGCCCTGCTGCTCGCGACCGCGGCGGCCCTCGCTCTCGGCTCCGTCGTCTCGGCGCTGTCCCGGACCACGAAGATCGCGGGTGCGGTCGGAACGGCGGTGTTCTTCCCGATGATGTTCTGCGCGGGCGTGTGGCTGCCGGTGCAGGCCATGCCGGACCTGCTCCGGAGGATCGTCGGCTGCACGCCCTTCGGAGCGGCGGCGCAGGCCCTCAACCAGGCGGCGGCCGGGCATTGGCCGGGCTGGAGCCACCTCGGGGTGCCGGCGGTGTGGATCCTGCTGCTGACGGGTGCCGCAAGCCGCTGGTTCCGCTGGGAGTAG
- a CDS encoding ABC transporter ATP-binding protein: MPTTRATTSDRSAVRTLLRLWPYVRPVRLRLFTAAFVAVVASCVGLVIPLVLKWMVDSPVTDRDPAGVWLGALYLLLLGIAEAGLFGVRRWLVARPLSRVEAEMRADLFRHLQRLPVAFHDRWASGQLLSRGTTDLMLLRQFLAFPLTFLLVNAVTILVGVVIMLLQDFTLGLVVLGPGIPVVVMCWVFERRYALVARRAQDQVGDLTTVVEESVLGIRIIKGFGRHRSQARAFRELSRTLRGTELAKARLLAAIWAVIVTLPEVALGAALVVGSVQVADGGLSAGTLVAFLSTALALRWPVESIGFLLAMSQEAATATERYFEVMDEEPEAPRTAELRDEPPARTRTGTGTGTGTGTGTGTEQPDGLRFDNVSFRYPDAPTASQPILDGIDLHIRPGETMALVGATGSGKTTLTALIPRLHEVTSGRITLDGVDITAMSREELRSKVAVAFEEPTLFSATVAANVLMGAPDTAGEKELERALAVAQADFAHALPQGTRTQVGEQGLSLSGGQRQRLALARAVVGSPRFLVLDDPLSALDVHTEAAVEAALRRVLDGTTALVVAHRPSTVLLADRVALLSGGRIAAVGTHQELLRGNAEYAHLMSGDPAHSQDSEEVL, encoded by the coding sequence ATGCCGACGACACGTGCAACCACCAGCGACCGTTCCGCCGTCCGCACCCTGCTGCGCCTGTGGCCGTATGTGCGCCCGGTGCGGCTGCGGCTGTTCACGGCGGCGTTCGTCGCGGTCGTCGCCTCCTGCGTGGGGCTCGTGATCCCGCTCGTCCTGAAGTGGATGGTGGACAGCCCGGTCACCGACCGGGACCCGGCGGGGGTGTGGCTCGGCGCGCTGTACCTGCTGCTGCTCGGGATCGCCGAGGCCGGGCTGTTCGGTGTGCGGCGGTGGCTGGTGGCGCGGCCGCTGTCACGCGTCGAGGCGGAGATGCGGGCGGATCTGTTCCGGCATCTGCAGCGGCTCCCGGTCGCCTTCCACGACCGGTGGGCGTCCGGGCAGTTGCTGTCCCGGGGCACGACGGATCTGATGCTGCTGCGTCAGTTCCTGGCGTTTCCGCTCACGTTCCTGCTGGTGAACGCCGTGACGATCCTGGTGGGTGTGGTCATCATGCTGCTCCAGGACTTCACCCTGGGACTGGTCGTCCTGGGGCCCGGCATCCCGGTCGTCGTGATGTGCTGGGTGTTCGAGCGGCGGTACGCGCTGGTGGCGCGGCGGGCGCAGGACCAGGTGGGCGACCTGACGACCGTGGTCGAGGAGAGCGTGCTCGGCATCCGCATCATCAAGGGGTTCGGGCGGCACCGCAGCCAGGCCCGGGCGTTCCGGGAGCTGTCGCGGACGCTGCGCGGGACCGAGCTGGCCAAGGCGCGGCTGCTGGCGGCGATCTGGGCGGTCATCGTGACGCTGCCGGAGGTCGCCCTCGGGGCGGCGCTGGTCGTCGGATCGGTGCAGGTCGCGGACGGCGGGCTGTCGGCGGGAACGCTGGTGGCCTTTCTCTCCACGGCTCTCGCGCTGCGGTGGCCGGTGGAGTCCATCGGCTTCCTGCTGGCGATGAGCCAGGAGGCGGCGACGGCCACGGAGCGGTACTTCGAAGTCATGGACGAGGAGCCGGAGGCGCCGCGTACCGCCGAGTTGCGGGACGAACCCCCGGCCCGCACCCGCACCGGCACCGGCACCGGCACCGGCACCGGCACCGGCACCGGCACCGAGCAACCCGACGGCCTGCGGTTCGACAACGTTTCCTTCCGCTACCCCGACGCACCGACCGCCTCCCAGCCGATCCTCGACGGCATCGACCTCCACATCCGTCCCGGCGAGACCATGGCCCTGGTGGGCGCCACCGGCAGTGGCAAGACCACCCTCACCGCGCTCATCCCCCGCCTGCACGAGGTGACCTCGGGACGCATCACCCTCGACGGAGTCGACATCACCGCCATGTCCCGGGAAGAGCTCCGCTCCAAGGTGGCCGTCGCCTTCGAGGAACCCACCCTCTTCTCCGCCACCGTCGCCGCCAACGTCCTCATGGGCGCCCCCGACACCGCAGGCGAGAAGGAACTGGAGCGCGCCCTCGCCGTCGCTCAGGCCGACTTCGCCCACGCCCTCCCCCAGGGCACCCGCACCCAGGTCGGTGAGCAGGGCCTCAGCCTCTCCGGAGGTCAGCGGCAGCGCCTCGCGCTCGCCCGCGCCGTCGTCGGCAGCCCCCGCTTCCTCGTCCTGGACGACCCCCTCTCCGCCCTCGACGTGCACACCGAGGCCGCGGTCGAGGCCGCCCTGCGCCGCGTGCTCGACGGCACGACCGCCCTGGTCGTCGCGCACCGCCCGTCCACCGTCCTGCTCGCCGACCGCGTCGCCCTGCTCTCCGGCGGCCGTATCGCCGCCGTCGGCACCCACCAGGAACTGCTGCGCGGCAACGCCGAGTACGCCCATCTGATGTCCGGAGACCCCGCACACTCCCAGGACAGCGAGGAGGTCCTATGA
- a CDS encoding ABC transporter ATP-binding protein, with protein MTAPTTTAPNDEEQDRKGPAPDPAASDDPFDRDALPTPPGATAALLRSLLAPLKARTALTCVLLLLQQAAVQVGPLLVAYAIDRAVPALRHGDHGPLIAVAVGYLLSAAASGVLQYAFTIASARVNQDVLLDLRGRIFRHAQALSIDFHERYTSGRLISRSTTDVESLRELLSEGLQELVTVILSFVFISAMLLWLDLGLGAVAVASLVPLYGLVRLYRRRAGRVFRRRSTAIAAVIVKFAETMNGIRPVRAFRREEANDADFRVLNRRHERTNGDALLEMARYVTGSRLIANSTVAGIVLWGAYRVAEGSLALGVLAAAVLYLRRLYDPIDRLGMFLNSYQSAAASLEKIAGLLAQTPSVPEPAHPGELPPPKGDQPGREVVFEEVRFAYRTGGEVLPRFSLTLPAGQTVAVVGATGAGKSTLAKLLARFYDPTDGRVLLDGVDLRDLALPDLRRGVVMVTQEAFLFSGTVAENIAIGRPDATREEMERAAKAIGAHDFITALPEGYDTDVRKRGGRISAGQRQLVAFARALLADPAVLILDEATSSLDVPGERAVQRAMETVLRGRTAVVIAHRLSTVEIADRVLVMEGGRIVEDGSPAELISGTGRFADLHRAWRDSLA; from the coding sequence ATGACGGCGCCCACGACGACCGCGCCGAACGACGAGGAACAGGACCGGAAGGGACCCGCCCCGGACCCCGCCGCCTCCGACGACCCCTTCGACCGCGACGCCCTCCCCACACCCCCGGGAGCCACCGCCGCGCTGCTGCGCTCGCTGCTCGCCCCGCTCAAGGCCCGAACGGCCCTGACCTGCGTCCTGCTGCTGCTCCAGCAAGCGGCGGTGCAGGTGGGCCCGCTGCTGGTGGCGTACGCCATCGACCGCGCCGTACCGGCGTTGCGGCACGGCGACCACGGCCCGCTGATCGCGGTGGCGGTCGGCTACCTGCTGTCCGCCGCGGCCTCCGGCGTCCTGCAGTACGCGTTCACGATCGCCTCCGCCCGCGTCAACCAGGATGTGCTGCTCGATCTGCGCGGCCGCATCTTCCGCCACGCGCAGGCGCTGAGCATCGACTTCCACGAGCGCTACACCTCGGGCCGGCTGATCTCGCGGTCCACGACGGACGTCGAGTCGCTGCGCGAACTGCTCAGCGAAGGCCTTCAGGAACTGGTCACCGTCATCCTGTCGTTCGTCTTCATCTCGGCGATGCTGCTCTGGCTCGACCTGGGCCTCGGCGCGGTAGCGGTGGCCTCCCTGGTGCCGCTGTACGGGCTGGTGCGGCTCTACCGGCGCCGGGCGGGACGGGTCTTCCGCAGGCGCTCGACCGCGATCGCCGCGGTGATCGTGAAGTTCGCGGAGACCATGAACGGCATCCGCCCGGTGCGCGCGTTCCGCCGGGAGGAGGCCAACGACGCCGACTTCCGCGTCCTGAACCGGCGGCACGAGCGGACCAACGGCGACGCCCTGCTGGAGATGGCCCGCTATGTCACCGGCTCCCGGCTGATCGCCAACTCGACGGTGGCCGGAATCGTGCTGTGGGGCGCGTACCGGGTGGCGGAGGGCTCCCTCGCGCTGGGTGTCCTGGCGGCGGCGGTGCTGTATCTGCGGCGACTGTACGACCCCATCGACCGGCTCGGCATGTTCCTGAACTCCTACCAGTCGGCCGCGGCCTCGCTGGAGAAGATCGCGGGGCTGCTGGCGCAGACGCCGTCCGTGCCGGAGCCGGCCCACCCCGGCGAGCTCCCGCCGCCGAAAGGCGACCAGCCGGGCCGCGAGGTGGTCTTCGAGGAGGTCCGCTTCGCGTACCGCACGGGCGGCGAGGTGCTGCCGCGCTTCTCGCTCACCCTGCCGGCCGGGCAGACGGTGGCGGTGGTCGGCGCGACCGGCGCGGGCAAGTCGACGCTCGCCAAGCTGCTGGCCCGTTTCTACGACCCCACCGACGGCCGCGTCCTGCTGGACGGCGTGGACCTGCGCGACCTCGCGCTGCCCGACCTCAGGCGCGGAGTGGTCATGGTGACCCAGGAGGCGTTCCTGTTCTCCGGGACGGTCGCCGAGAACATCGCGATCGGCCGCCCGGACGCGACCCGCGAGGAGATGGAGCGGGCGGCGAAGGCGATCGGCGCGCACGACTTCATCACCGCGCTGCCGGAGGGCTACGACACCGACGTCCGCAAACGCGGCGGCCGGATCTCGGCCGGGCAGCGGCAACTCGTCGCGTTCGCCCGGGCGTTGCTCGCCGACCCTGCGGTGCTGATCCTCGACGAGGCGACCAGTTCCCTGGACGTCCCCGGCGAACGGGCCGTGCAGCGGGCGATGGAGACGGTGCTGCGGGGCCGTACGGCCGTGGTGATCGCGCACCGGCTGTCGACGGTGGAGATCGCCGACCGGGTGCTCGTGATGGAGGGCGGCCGCATCGTGGAGGACGGCAGCCCGGCGGAACTGATCTCGGGGACGGGACGGTTCGCGGATCTGCACCGGGCCTGGCGGGACAGCCTGGCGTGA
- a CDS encoding response regulator: MTDDAVISLLIVDDHPVVRDGLRGMFESAPGFRVLGEASNGVEAVDKGASLDPDVILMDLRMPGGSGVDAIRELTRRAARAKVLVLTTYDTDSDTLPAIEAGATGYLLKDAPRDELLTAVRAAAEGRTVLSPAVASRLVSAVRSPAPGSEPLSARERQVLALVAKGTSNREIARELFISEATVKTHLSHLYAKLGVNDRAAAVAVAYDRGILG; the protein is encoded by the coding sequence ATGACCGATGACGCCGTGATCTCCTTGCTGATCGTCGACGACCACCCCGTCGTAAGGGACGGCCTGCGCGGCATGTTCGAGTCCGCGCCCGGCTTCAGGGTCCTGGGCGAGGCGTCGAACGGCGTCGAGGCGGTCGACAAGGGCGCCTCCCTCGACCCGGACGTGATCCTGATGGACCTGCGCATGCCCGGCGGCTCGGGCGTGGACGCCATCCGGGAGCTGACCCGCCGGGCCGCCCGCGCCAAGGTCCTCGTCCTGACCACCTACGACACCGACTCCGACACCCTGCCCGCGATCGAGGCGGGCGCGACGGGCTACCTCCTCAAGGACGCCCCGCGCGACGAGCTGCTCACCGCGGTCCGGGCTGCCGCCGAAGGCCGTACGGTCCTGTCCCCGGCCGTCGCCTCCCGTCTGGTCTCCGCCGTCCGCTCCCCGGCCCCCGGCAGCGAGCCCCTCTCCGCCCGCGAACGGCAGGTCCTCGCCCTGGTCGCGAAGGGCACCTCCAACCGTGAGATCGCCCGCGAGCTGTTCATCAGCGAGGCCACCGTGAAGACCCACCTCAGCCACCTGTACGCCAAACTCGGCGTCAACGACCGCGCTGCGGCGGTGGCGGTGGCCTACGACCGGGGGATCCTGGGCTGA
- a CDS encoding sensor histidine kinase produces MTGADTQIERRWEQLHTWGPYGLLGIGFVPALATADPHAGPAKWYTAWALLGAAVALQLWWHSTRPSGPDRRRTPSRAGTAYYIVRWALAFALTWLNPFFAFYAAAGYMDADETLPGRWQRLGLLASAVTVAGAQAGGMPFGSVVQWIVFAALLVANSGLQMVVAHLTEQETRRSHERTETIAELERTNAALHQALDENAALHAQLLVQAREAGVADERRRLAAEIHDTIAQGLTGIIAQLQVVAGAPDLATARTHLDRASALARHSLGEARRSVHNLAPVALENDGLPEALKKTVTEWGERSGVRAEFTVVGAVEQLHEEVAATLLRIVQEALSNAARHAQASRVGVTLSFLGDEVILDIRDDGTGFELLGLPARSIPHSRLRSSGGTPTGGFGLDGMRARAERIAGSLTVETEPGQGTAVSARVPLVRHDR; encoded by the coding sequence ATGACCGGGGCGGACACGCAGATCGAACGGCGCTGGGAGCAACTGCACACCTGGGGGCCGTACGGGCTGCTCGGCATCGGCTTCGTCCCCGCACTCGCGACCGCCGACCCGCACGCCGGCCCGGCCAAGTGGTACACCGCCTGGGCCCTGCTCGGTGCCGCGGTCGCGCTCCAGCTGTGGTGGCACAGCACCCGTCCCAGCGGGCCCGACCGGCGCCGGACGCCGTCCCGGGCCGGGACGGCGTACTACATCGTCCGCTGGGCCCTCGCCTTCGCCCTCACCTGGCTCAACCCGTTCTTCGCCTTCTACGCCGCCGCCGGCTACATGGACGCCGACGAGACCCTCCCGGGCAGGTGGCAGCGGCTCGGACTGCTCGCGAGCGCGGTCACCGTGGCCGGCGCGCAGGCCGGTGGGATGCCGTTCGGCAGCGTGGTCCAGTGGATCGTCTTCGCCGCCCTCCTGGTAGCCAACTCCGGCCTGCAGATGGTGGTCGCCCATCTCACCGAGCAGGAGACACGGCGCTCCCACGAGCGCACCGAGACCATCGCCGAACTCGAGCGCACCAACGCGGCGTTGCACCAGGCCCTCGACGAGAACGCCGCCCTTCACGCCCAACTCCTCGTCCAGGCACGGGAGGCGGGGGTCGCCGACGAGCGGCGGCGCCTCGCGGCCGAGATCCACGACACCATCGCGCAGGGCCTGACCGGCATCATCGCCCAGCTTCAGGTCGTGGCGGGCGCCCCCGACCTGGCCACCGCCCGCACGCATCTGGACCGCGCCTCGGCCCTGGCACGGCACAGTCTCGGCGAGGCCCGCCGCTCCGTGCACAACCTGGCGCCGGTGGCGCTGGAGAACGACGGACTGCCCGAAGCGCTGAAGAAGACGGTCACCGAATGGGGTGAACGGTCGGGCGTACGGGCGGAGTTCACGGTCGTCGGCGCCGTGGAACAGCTCCACGAGGAGGTCGCGGCCACCCTTCTGCGCATCGTCCAGGAAGCCCTGTCCAACGCCGCTCGCCACGCCCAAGCCTCCCGCGTCGGCGTCACCCTCTCCTTCCTGGGCGACGAGGTCATCCTCGACATCCGCGACGACGGCACCGGATTCGAACTCCTCGGTCTCCCCGCCCGATCCATCCCCCACTCTCGACTTCGCTCGAGCGGGGGGACCCCCACCGGCGGCTTCGGCCTCGACGGCATGCGCGCCCGCGCCGAACGCATCGCCGGCTCCCTCACCGTGGAGACCGAGCCGGGGCAGGGCACGGCGGTGTCGGCTCGCGTACCGTTGGTGCGCCATGACCGATGA